Proteins encoded together in one Sinorhizobium sp. B11 window:
- a CDS encoding PAS domain S-box protein: MSLTSFDTVMRREQFIEGERHVHRAVVGFRTGSGNALVRNDGGVVSTLELFRRRAVPLLAAGRIERHRWLLAFWLLGGAAIGLFSLACAALGFNLTPAALVLLLVVIFLALFDSCISSVFFSVLAVGCLNFWFVAPLHTFIIGSRHDLATLIVFLLSSLFAACLIRLVHSLGVSEREQASLLDLTSDAVFVRDADDIITYWNRGAEELYGWSRHEAVGKVAHELLKTRFQVSLLEINDALRRSGRWEGELIRTTRTGRRISVSSRWSHRLEDRRNSVGTLECNTDISERKRTEGELNRSQAAYLAEAQKLSNTGSFGWNLSTGELFWSAETFRIFGVEEGVTPSMALVLERTHPDDLPVVRDLLVKAHADRRDFRHEHRLLMPNGDVKHVRVVARCDFGSKNSPQFVGAVMDITAQKEAYAKLEKSEQRYRYLFDRMPIALWQLNASNLVAQFKQLRSEGVTDLDTYFDENPAFLRSCMEAMIFEEANERGVQMFGGRGVDEFKGKSVVGTFEESSATFRRAMVSRYRGNTNFEEETKMVTLDGRIVDVLFTTARVGLSKDPDTSLVGVLDISARVEAERRLQQVQAEFAHAARLSVLGELTASIAHEINQPLAAIANAGAAGLRWINRPKPDLDEVRDSLTSMLHDAKRAAELIGRIRAMANGKPPERTQLDLDEVIQEALQFLRHEIQARSAIVTHEKSRQPLVIAGDRTQVHQVIVNLAINALQAPRPQRSNPHIVVRSGTSARNRAVFTVEDNGAGINPGQASRLFESFFTTKETGMGMGLRICKSIVEAHGGEITADAVSSIGGACFSVNLPIVPA, encoded by the coding sequence ATGTCATTGACTTCGTTCGATACCGTCATGCGACGGGAGCAGTTTATCGAGGGAGAGCGACATGTTCACAGGGCAGTGGTTGGCTTTCGTACCGGTAGCGGCAATGCGTTGGTGCGCAACGATGGTGGTGTCGTGAGCACTCTTGAGCTGTTTCGACGCCGCGCAGTGCCACTGCTGGCAGCCGGACGGATTGAGCGCCATCGCTGGCTTCTTGCGTTCTGGCTATTAGGAGGTGCGGCTATAGGCCTGTTCAGCCTGGCTTGCGCAGCTCTTGGCTTCAACTTGACGCCTGCTGCGCTTGTACTCCTGTTGGTCGTTATATTCCTCGCGCTATTCGACAGCTGCATTTCATCGGTCTTCTTTTCGGTTCTTGCTGTCGGATGTTTGAACTTCTGGTTTGTCGCCCCCCTGCACACGTTCATCATCGGCAGCAGGCACGACCTCGCGACATTGATTGTCTTTCTCCTGTCTTCGCTTTTTGCCGCATGTCTTATCAGACTTGTTCACAGCTTGGGCGTGTCGGAGCGCGAACAGGCAAGCTTACTCGATCTGACAAGTGACGCCGTGTTTGTCCGCGATGCCGACGACATCATCACGTATTGGAACCGTGGCGCGGAAGAGCTCTATGGATGGTCCCGCCACGAGGCCGTAGGAAAGGTCGCCCACGAACTCCTGAAAACCAGGTTTCAGGTATCGCTTCTCGAGATAAACGATGCGTTACGTCGTTCAGGGCGTTGGGAAGGCGAGTTGATCCGCACGACCCGCACCGGCAGGCGGATCTCGGTTTCCAGTCGGTGGTCACACCGGCTCGAAGATCGCAGGAACAGTGTCGGAACGCTGGAATGCAATACCGATATCAGTGAGCGCAAACGCACTGAAGGCGAGCTGAACAGGAGCCAGGCGGCCTATCTTGCAGAGGCGCAGAAGCTCAGCAACACAGGAAGCTTCGGGTGGAACCTCTCGACCGGCGAGCTTTTTTGGTCGGCCGAGACCTTTCGAATATTTGGCGTGGAAGAAGGAGTAACGCCATCAATGGCTCTTGTCCTGGAGCGGACGCATCCGGACGATCTGCCTGTTGTTCGAGATCTTCTTGTCAAAGCCCATGCCGATCGGCGCGACTTTCGACATGAGCATCGTCTTCTGATGCCAAATGGGGATGTGAAACATGTTCGCGTGGTTGCCCGATGTGACTTCGGCAGCAAGAACAGTCCCCAATTCGTCGGCGCAGTCATGGATATCACCGCTCAGAAAGAGGCCTATGCGAAGCTGGAAAAGAGCGAGCAGCGGTACCGCTATTTGTTCGACCGGATGCCCATCGCGCTATGGCAGCTTAACGCCAGCAATCTGGTTGCCCAGTTCAAGCAGCTCAGATCCGAGGGCGTGACGGATCTGGACACCTATTTCGACGAGAACCCCGCATTCCTGAGGTCATGCATGGAAGCGATGATTTTCGAGGAAGCAAATGAACGTGGCGTCCAGATGTTCGGTGGCCGTGGGGTGGACGAGTTCAAAGGCAAGTCCGTTGTCGGCACCTTTGAAGAGAGCTCAGCGACCTTCAGACGCGCAATGGTGTCCCGTTATCGAGGGAATACCAACTTCGAAGAAGAAACCAAGATGGTGACGCTCGACGGACGTATCGTAGACGTGCTGTTCACAACAGCGCGCGTTGGTCTCTCCAAAGACCCTGATACCAGCCTTGTCGGTGTCCTTGACATCTCCGCCCGGGTCGAGGCTGAACGACGCCTACAGCAGGTTCAGGCGGAATTCGCGCACGCCGCCCGTTTGTCTGTCCTTGGCGAGTTGACGGCGTCGATAGCTCACGAAATCAATCAGCCGCTGGCCGCAATCGCCAACGCCGGGGCAGCCGGATTGCGATGGATAAACCGTCCGAAGCCCGACCTTGACGAAGTGCGAGATTCTCTGACCTCGATGTTGCATGATGCCAAGCGGGCAGCCGAACTCATCGGCCGAATTCGAGCAATGGCGAACGGGAAGCCTCCGGAGCGGACGCAACTCGACTTGGACGAGGTCATACAGGAAGCGCTGCAGTTCTTACGCCACGAGATCCAGGCACGTTCCGCAATCGTGACCCATGAGAAATCGCGGCAGCCACTCGTCATAGCTGGGGACCGCACACAGGTGCACCAGGTCATCGTGAACCTGGCGATAAACGCACTTCAAGCCCCACGTCCCCAACGGAGCAACCCACACATCGTCGTGCGGTCAGGGACCTCCGCTCGCAATAGGGCGGTATTCACCGTCGAGGACAATGGAGCAGGGATCAATCCCGGTCAGGCCAGTCGGCTTTTTGAAAGCTTTTTCACCACGAAGGAGACCGGAATGGGAATGGGCCTGCGAATATGCAAGTCCATCGTGGAAGCTCACGGAGGGGAAATAACCGCAGATGCCGTCAGCAGCATCGGCGGCGCCTGCTTCTCGGTCAACTTGCCTATCGTACCAGCTTGA
- a CDS encoding ABC transporter ATP-binding protein, producing the protein MTELLVAEKLTVGYEADPDILNNISLTVSHDEIVAVVGSNGAGKSTLLKALIGLVRLRSGSIRLDSTFVEGMAPSEFVKRGMGYVPQSDNVFESLSVDENLEIGLRSRSDIALRPRREELYSRFPALAERRRQKAGSLSGGERQILALARALMPRPRILLLDEPTAGLAPRFVERILDQIQAINRSGVAVLMVEQHTSAALKISHRGYLLCGATNEKALAIVDGATITSL; encoded by the coding sequence ATGACGGAGCTCCTCGTCGCCGAGAAATTGACAGTAGGCTATGAGGCTGATCCTGACATCTTGAATAATATCAGCCTGACTGTTTCCCATGATGAGATCGTGGCAGTCGTTGGATCCAACGGCGCCGGCAAATCAACTCTTCTAAAGGCTTTGATAGGGTTGGTCCGGCTGCGTAGTGGCAGCATCAGGCTAGATTCGACGTTTGTAGAAGGCATGGCGCCCAGCGAGTTCGTGAAGCGCGGAATGGGTTATGTCCCCCAGAGCGACAATGTGTTTGAATCGCTTTCCGTGGACGAGAACCTCGAGATTGGCCTCAGGTCGCGATCCGATATAGCCCTTCGTCCTCGCCGCGAAGAATTATACTCTCGTTTCCCCGCACTGGCAGAACGGCGTCGCCAAAAGGCGGGAAGTCTCTCCGGGGGTGAACGTCAAATACTCGCACTGGCGCGGGCCTTGATGCCAAGGCCGAGGATTTTGCTGCTGGACGAACCCACGGCGGGCCTGGCCCCCCGGTTTGTCGAGCGCATTCTTGATCAGATCCAGGCGATTAACCGATCAGGGGTCGCCGTGCTCATGGTGGAACAGCACACCTCCGCCGCACTCAAAATATCTCATCGGGGTTACCTTTTGTGCGGTGCGACTAACGAAAAGGCGCTAGCGATCGTTGACGGAGCAACCATCACAAGCCTTTAG
- a CDS encoding ABC transporter ATP-binding protein encodes MTTDMPILRVAGISKAFSGRWAVSNVNFDIQRGSVTALIGPNGAGKTTLFDLITGHSRADEGKILFNHQSIVGLPPHRIARLGLARSFQFPRVFSGMTVLENLMVACPGQPGEHLASLFIAPRSIRDREATGRAAAKEMLEKLRLEKKADHHAGTLSAGQKKLLNFAQVLMTEPSMVLLDEPMSGMNEGLRSTIFETIISLQGRSKTTFLFIEHDLEAVMTYAHHVLVMVEACVIASGTPEAVSSDPRVIDAYMGDLQFGSL; translated from the coding sequence ATGACTACTGATATGCCCATCTTGCGAGTAGCAGGTATCTCCAAAGCTTTCAGCGGACGGTGGGCCGTCTCGAATGTAAACTTCGACATTCAGCGTGGATCTGTGACAGCGCTCATTGGCCCGAATGGCGCGGGGAAAACCACGCTGTTCGATCTGATCACCGGTCATTCCCGGGCAGATGAGGGCAAAATTCTTTTCAACCACCAGAGCATCGTCGGCCTGCCGCCCCATCGTATCGCGCGTCTCGGCTTGGCACGGTCCTTTCAGTTTCCGCGAGTTTTCTCCGGAATGACCGTGCTGGAGAATTTGATGGTGGCATGTCCGGGACAACCGGGAGAGCATTTGGCGTCACTCTTCATCGCGCCGCGATCCATCCGTGATCGGGAAGCGACCGGACGCGCCGCCGCTAAAGAAATGCTGGAGAAACTGAGGCTTGAAAAGAAGGCGGATCATCATGCCGGCACGTTGTCAGCCGGTCAAAAAAAGCTTCTCAACTTCGCTCAGGTGTTGATGACCGAGCCGTCTATGGTCCTGCTTGACGAACCAATGAGCGGAATGAACGAAGGCTTACGATCAACGATTTTCGAAACGATAATTTCCCTACAGGGCCGGTCGAAGACCACGTTTTTATTTATCGAGCATGATCTTGAGGCGGTCATGACCTACGCTCATCATGTCTTGGTGATGGTTGAAGCCTGTGTGATTGCCTCAGGCACCCCGGAAGCCGTCTCCTCGGACCCACGGGTCATCGACGCCTACATGGGCGACCTGCAATTCGGGTCGCTGTGA
- a CDS encoding branched-chain amino acid ABC transporter permease: protein MSVDFWINVGVIAGIYGILTLGLQLNTGFTGLLNFGQAGFMAIGAYGAGILVAEAGFSLWLAFSTSLVLSAAVAIVIGWSTSRLGPDQFAIVTIAFAEIVRHILQNTDFSGGNQGLIGFDVEWRSASEWITSLFSGIGLGEYKQIPLLLFVWITFAALTGLMKMLERTPWSRVLRGIRDDETAIAALGKNTLWFRMQSLAIGAALAAVAGFFIALDVTYLYPGIFDPTFTFFGFVILLIGGLGNYRGIMLGSVVFWTLMEGSRLIETSLSATEQASLRFLVVGLLLIVLSRVYPHGFLGNSRGRAHDY, encoded by the coding sequence ATGAGCGTGGATTTCTGGATCAATGTCGGGGTGATCGCGGGCATCTACGGAATACTCACGCTCGGGCTCCAGCTTAACACCGGATTCACGGGTCTGCTGAATTTCGGCCAGGCAGGGTTTATGGCAATCGGTGCCTACGGGGCAGGGATACTGGTCGCCGAAGCCGGGTTTTCCCTGTGGTTGGCATTTTCGACGTCTCTGGTTTTATCTGCTGCGGTCGCGATAGTAATTGGATGGTCAACGAGCAGGCTCGGGCCGGATCAGTTCGCAATCGTGACGATCGCATTTGCCGAGATCGTTCGGCACATACTGCAAAACACTGACTTCAGCGGCGGCAACCAGGGCCTGATCGGTTTCGATGTGGAATGGCGATCGGCCAGTGAGTGGATCACTTCATTATTCTCAGGGATCGGTCTTGGTGAATACAAGCAAATCCCTCTCTTGCTGTTTGTGTGGATCACGTTCGCGGCACTAACGGGACTGATGAAGATGCTCGAACGGACGCCATGGTCCAGGGTCCTCCGTGGCATTCGCGATGACGAGACAGCGATCGCCGCGTTGGGAAAAAACACGCTGTGGTTCAGGATGCAATCGTTGGCAATAGGCGCAGCACTCGCCGCGGTGGCCGGATTCTTCATCGCTCTCGATGTGACATATTTATATCCAGGCATCTTTGACCCGACCTTTACGTTTTTCGGGTTTGTCATCCTGCTTATTGGGGGCCTCGGAAACTACCGGGGAATAATGTTGGGAAGCGTGGTGTTCTGGACGCTGATGGAGGGGTCACGGCTCATCGAGACGTCGCTCTCCGCGACCGAACAGGCGTCTCTCCGCTTCTTGGTGGTTGGATTATTGCTGATCGTCCTCAGTCGCGTTTACCCCCATGGTTTCTTGGGCAACAGCAGGGGACGCGCCCATGACTACTGA
- a CDS encoding branched-chain amino acid ABC transporter permease produces MSATAQAYFTGVPKPAKLLVSLFFIFLCLIAFFGTVKVSQATINGFVTGSYLGLGAMGLTLIMGVMKLVNLAYGDFLVAGAYFTLMFTALGTPLPLSVLLAILGTALLSILAEKLVWRPLRNAGASTLQCFLSAIGSSFLIRFTIQFFGGSESRSFDIDVLSTMVLGPFRVGTQQALGFVMALAALSMLAIGLWISGAMKTMRAVSDNRLLAEVCGIGVGHTIDLTSLLSGLLAGAAGIVYATAVGSFNPNFGLTLLLSLFAAATLGGIGNIYGAMLGGLVIGLSQEWSALLLGAKWKPLVALVFLVLMLLAVPRGIFARAPRRP; encoded by the coding sequence GTGTCAGCTACCGCGCAAGCCTACTTTACGGGAGTGCCGAAACCGGCGAAACTGCTGGTATCTCTCTTCTTTATCTTCCTCTGCCTGATTGCATTTTTTGGAACCGTGAAAGTCTCGCAAGCGACGATCAACGGATTTGTAACTGGTAGCTACCTCGGCCTCGGTGCAATGGGGCTGACGCTCATAATGGGCGTCATGAAACTCGTGAACCTCGCATACGGTGATTTTCTCGTGGCTGGGGCATACTTCACGTTGATGTTCACCGCGCTGGGTACGCCACTGCCGCTGTCGGTGCTGCTGGCCATCTTGGGGACAGCGCTTCTCTCGATTCTGGCCGAAAAACTCGTTTGGCGCCCATTACGGAATGCTGGCGCAAGCACACTTCAATGCTTCTTGTCCGCAATAGGATCAAGCTTTCTCATTCGCTTCACGATTCAGTTTTTTGGCGGCAGCGAGTCACGATCGTTCGATATTGACGTCCTGTCGACGATGGTTTTAGGGCCTTTTCGCGTGGGGACCCAACAGGCGCTCGGTTTCGTCATGGCCCTGGCAGCTTTGTCGATGCTTGCAATAGGCCTGTGGATCAGTGGTGCGATGAAGACGATGCGGGCGGTTTCTGACAATCGTCTGCTTGCCGAAGTTTGCGGTATCGGTGTCGGGCACACCATAGATCTCACATCGCTCTTGTCGGGCCTGCTGGCTGGCGCCGCCGGCATTGTCTATGCGACAGCTGTCGGAAGTTTCAATCCAAATTTCGGTCTGACCTTGTTGCTCAGCTTGTTTGCTGCGGCCACGCTTGGCGGAATTGGCAATATCTACGGCGCAATGCTCGGGGGCTTGGTGATTGGCCTCTCGCAGGAGTGGTCTGCTTTGTTGCTCGGCGCAAAATGGAAGCCCCTCGTGGCCCTGGTTTTCCTGGTTCTCATGCTCCTTGCTGTACCTCGCGGCATCTTCGCTCGCGCGCCGCGCCGCCCATGA
- a CDS encoding ABC transporter substrate-binding protein, with protein sequence MLPFVHGTCQAVPQDLTCIDILKALDFNRVSDTKWALPMSLFPKAAIFIGCLVGIALVSVDAGIANAKDMFIGALIEASGPMSEMGPSVEKAAKLAVSVSNIAAKEAGLDLSVYLVSADSQGNPQAAVSAARTLVDKGVSCILGPATTPESIAVLNGVTLQRRITLWPQASSTRLRAVEDGGTIFRTLAPDDLQSKALVRAIETYVGARKRVAILFRNEPYGDALSRTFRSDWEASGGTIVSSIAFDPTQQAFDSEAAQLFDENPDAYVVIDYPDTYARLGAALVRSGKFDPNKLFVADALSFARVPKSIPARAINGAYGVAGGSPRGTPAYRLFNELWRQAGGAEAGSYAANVFDAGILCVLSAIEAGATDPELIRQKVREVTREGARQFTLETLAEAVKDAAAGRPIDYIGVSGAFRFAPNGDPTSGLYDIFQYRNGEQVTVRQIDVR encoded by the coding sequence ATGCTGCCGTTTGTCCATGGGACATGCCAGGCAGTTCCGCAGGACTTGACCTGCATTGATATTTTGAAAGCGTTGGATTTTAATCGCGTTTCGGACACAAAATGGGCTCTCCCGATGAGTTTGTTTCCCAAAGCCGCGATTTTCATAGGCTGTCTGGTGGGCATCGCCCTAGTGTCCGTTGATGCGGGCATCGCCAATGCGAAAGACATGTTCATCGGTGCGTTGATTGAAGCATCGGGGCCGATGTCGGAAATGGGGCCATCCGTTGAAAAAGCGGCGAAACTTGCGGTGTCGGTGAGTAACATCGCTGCGAAGGAGGCCGGACTTGATCTTTCGGTCTATCTGGTCAGCGCGGATTCTCAAGGAAACCCTCAGGCGGCCGTCTCTGCTGCGCGGACGCTCGTGGACAAGGGCGTCTCGTGCATTCTCGGACCGGCAACCACGCCCGAGTCAATCGCCGTCCTCAACGGCGTGACATTGCAGCGAAGGATTACGTTGTGGCCGCAGGCATCCAGCACGCGGCTGCGCGCTGTCGAAGACGGCGGAACGATTTTCCGCACACTCGCACCGGATGACCTCCAGTCGAAGGCGTTGGTCCGGGCAATCGAGACCTATGTCGGTGCCCGCAAGAGGGTTGCGATCCTCTTTCGAAACGAGCCATACGGCGACGCTCTGTCTCGCACGTTCAGATCGGATTGGGAGGCAAGCGGTGGAACGATTGTCTCGAGCATCGCATTCGATCCCACGCAGCAAGCCTTCGATTCCGAGGCTGCTCAACTTTTCGACGAAAATCCCGACGCCTACGTCGTCATCGATTATCCCGACACTTACGCGAGGCTCGGGGCAGCACTCGTCCGCAGCGGTAAATTCGACCCAAACAAACTGTTTGTTGCGGATGCGTTGTCTTTCGCCAGAGTGCCCAAGAGCATTCCCGCGCGGGCCATCAACGGGGCTTACGGCGTTGCCGGCGGATCCCCCCGTGGAACCCCGGCATACCGACTGTTCAACGAACTTTGGCGGCAGGCGGGAGGGGCGGAAGCCGGTTCCTATGCGGCGAACGTGTTCGATGCGGGCATTCTCTGTGTTCTTTCGGCCATTGAGGCTGGTGCAACCGATCCAGAGCTCATTCGCCAAAAGGTCCGAGAGGTGACAAGGGAAGGGGCGAGGCAATTCACCCTTGAGACGTTGGCGGAGGCCGTGAAGGATGCCGCGGCGGGAAGACCGATTGATTATATCGGGGTGTCGGGAGCATTTCGCTTTGCGCCGAACGGAGATCCCACGAGCGGTCTTTATGATATATTCCAGTATCGGAACGGCGAGCAGGTGACGGTCAGGCAAATCGACGTGAGGTAA
- a CDS encoding winged helix-turn-helix domain-containing protein — MWNESDPDTSNGLYFGPFQLIASERLLAKNGKQVAIGGRALDILIALTQRPGEILTGDELTKLVWRGLTVEESNLRVHIASLRKALADGEDDTRYVLNVAGRGYTFAAPIRRGPVTPERSPTAETSELRSQSLPHALPSLFGRTETVNVLSLLVLSRRFVTVVGPGGIGKTTVAVAVAHSLRQEFEGSAIYFVDLTLVQDAQQVPNAVASALGCFVQGPEVEPFILAFVSGKKILVVLDNCEHVISAAAALAERLFHAAPSLHLLATSREALRVDGENVHLLLPLDTPRGEVTTASQALGSPAVKLFMEKAASSGHRLSLTDAEAPTVANICRRLDGIALAIELVASRVGTFGIQGTFDLMGNDAELQLQGRRNAVPRHQTLQGMLDWSYNLLSSVEQEVLSRLSIFVGQFTFEAAIEVAGSSEDRTRTTNAIASLVDKSLIWISPANGVVTYRLLDTTRVYAAAKLAASGETDAVAMRHAQYFADFLKMHETDDLVSHGHNVEAYAPHIGNIRQALGWCFSSSGSVCIGIELTSHAAPLFLASFPLLAECSNWCSKAMATLLPSDRGQRRELYLQKALALSSMYLWDDSEKVKAALERGLELSEKLGEDRLQHYLLLGLNVFFTRRGEFTRALDVAKRAAALSEKFGGVAENAMSEWALAASHHIAGNQSAAVMHGERGFRLAVNTAPSEFVYFGYDYHVRALGTYARSLWISGAQTKGIAKAREAISRVIDSSHPVLFCAVLLDSIPVLHWGGQSEEAFSFCEQVIAHALRYSLHAQKAVGLALRGELMIARGEVEPGVNMLRDALKTMGDNQYHVQTLATRRALAEGLRRLGDYDEALFMINDALNQADQASATLWLPALLHAKGEVLMAISTPSAEAEACLTRSIEIARRQNASSWELGAATSLARIWAQKGKSVEAKSLILAVHSRFNDDVEAWEASSARQLLDELR; from the coding sequence ATGTGGAATGAGAGCGATCCGGACACCAGCAACGGTCTCTATTTCGGTCCGTTTCAATTAATCGCCTCCGAACGTTTGCTGGCTAAGAACGGCAAACAGGTTGCAATTGGCGGCCGTGCGCTTGATATCCTCATCGCGCTGACCCAGCGACCCGGCGAGATCTTGACGGGTGACGAGCTGACAAAGCTCGTCTGGAGGGGCCTCACGGTCGAAGAGTCGAACCTCAGGGTTCACATCGCCTCCCTGAGAAAGGCCTTGGCAGACGGCGAGGACGACACACGCTATGTATTGAACGTAGCAGGGCGCGGATATACTTTCGCAGCACCAATCCGTCGAGGGCCGGTCACACCTGAGAGATCGCCGACTGCCGAGACGAGCGAGCTGCGTTCTCAGAGCCTTCCCCATGCATTGCCATCTCTTTTTGGTCGAACAGAGACAGTGAATGTCCTGTCGCTGCTGGTTTTGTCACGCCGCTTTGTCACAGTCGTAGGTCCAGGAGGCATCGGAAAAACCACCGTTGCTGTGGCGGTCGCTCATTCGCTTCGCCAGGAATTCGAAGGGAGCGCGATTTATTTCGTTGATCTCACTCTGGTCCAAGATGCCCAGCAGGTTCCAAATGCAGTCGCCTCAGCTCTCGGCTGTTTTGTCCAAGGCCCTGAGGTAGAACCGTTCATCCTGGCGTTTGTATCCGGGAAGAAGATCCTCGTGGTGTTAGACAATTGTGAGCATGTCATTTCGGCCGCCGCAGCCCTTGCGGAACGCCTTTTCCATGCTGCGCCATCGCTCCATTTATTGGCCACCAGTCGTGAGGCTTTGCGCGTAGACGGTGAAAACGTGCACTTGCTTCTGCCTCTTGATACGCCGCGCGGCGAGGTGACAACGGCATCCCAGGCCCTTGGCTCTCCTGCTGTCAAACTTTTCATGGAGAAAGCTGCATCTTCTGGGCATAGGTTGAGCCTTACTGACGCAGAGGCACCGACGGTCGCCAATATCTGCCGCCGCCTCGACGGCATCGCCCTGGCGATCGAGCTTGTCGCAAGCCGTGTCGGCACTTTCGGCATCCAAGGTACATTCGATCTCATGGGTAACGACGCCGAGCTCCAGTTGCAGGGGCGCCGCAATGCCGTGCCTCGTCATCAAACGCTTCAGGGTATGCTCGATTGGAGCTACAATCTCCTATCCAGCGTTGAGCAAGAAGTGCTGAGCAGGCTTTCGATTTTTGTCGGACAATTTACCTTTGAGGCTGCCATCGAAGTCGCCGGATCCTCGGAAGACAGAACTCGGACGACCAATGCCATTGCGAGCTTGGTGGACAAGTCTCTTATCTGGATATCGCCCGCCAATGGGGTCGTCACGTATCGGCTTCTCGACACGACACGCGTTTATGCCGCCGCCAAACTTGCGGCCAGCGGCGAAACGGATGCGGTGGCGATGCGACATGCACAATATTTCGCCGACTTCTTGAAGATGCATGAAACCGATGATCTCGTTTCACATGGGCACAACGTCGAGGCATACGCGCCGCATATCGGCAATATCCGCCAGGCGTTGGGCTGGTGTTTTTCCAGTTCTGGAAGTGTCTGCATCGGCATTGAGCTTACGTCCCATGCCGCTCCCCTGTTCCTTGCATCTTTCCCGCTGCTCGCCGAATGCAGTAACTGGTGCAGCAAAGCGATGGCGACACTTCTGCCGAGCGATCGGGGCCAACGAAGAGAACTCTACCTGCAGAAAGCACTCGCGCTTTCATCGATGTACCTGTGGGATGACAGCGAAAAAGTCAAAGCAGCTCTCGAACGTGGCCTGGAGCTTTCTGAAAAGCTTGGCGAGGATCGGCTTCAGCATTACCTGCTTCTCGGCTTGAATGTCTTCTTTACCCGTCGTGGCGAGTTTACGAGGGCCCTGGACGTCGCAAAGCGTGCTGCAGCCCTGTCGGAAAAATTTGGGGGGGTGGCGGAGAACGCAATGAGCGAATGGGCCCTGGCGGCGTCCCACCACATTGCGGGAAATCAGTCCGCTGCTGTCATGCACGGTGAGCGCGGGTTTAGACTTGCTGTTAACACCGCCCCATCAGAATTTGTGTACTTTGGGTACGACTACCATGTCCGGGCGCTCGGCACATATGCTCGCTCGCTCTGGATCAGCGGCGCACAGACGAAGGGTATCGCAAAGGCACGCGAGGCGATCTCGCGCGTGATTGATTCATCGCACCCGGTGCTGTTTTGCGCGGTCCTCCTGGATTCCATTCCGGTTCTGCACTGGGGTGGCCAATCCGAAGAGGCGTTTTCGTTTTGCGAACAGGTTATTGCTCACGCCCTCAGATACTCGCTCCATGCGCAAAAAGCTGTCGGCCTTGCGCTACGTGGTGAGCTCATGATTGCGCGCGGTGAGGTCGAACCAGGCGTCAACATGCTACGCGATGCGCTGAAGACAATGGGCGATAATCAATATCACGTGCAGACACTGGCGACACGGCGTGCGCTCGCCGAAGGCCTGAGACGGCTAGGTGATTACGACGAGGCATTGTTCATGATCAACGACGCCCTAAACCAGGCCGATCAGGCAAGCGCCACACTTTGGCTGCCAGCCCTACTGCACGCAAAAGGCGAAGTGCTAATGGCAATTTCGACACCTTCCGCCGAAGCAGAAGCTTGCCTCACCCGTTCCATCGAGATTGCTCGCCGGCAGAATGCTTCGAGCTGGGAACTAGGAGCAGCGACCTCGCTCGCTCGTATCTGGGCCCAAAAAGGAAAATCCGTGGAGGCAAAGTCTCTTATTCTAGCTGTGCATTCCCGGTTCAACGACGACGTTGAGGCTTGGGAAGCCAGCTCGGCACGCCAACTGCTCGACGAACTCCGGTAA